From Cricetulus griseus strain 17A/GY chromosome 1 unlocalized genomic scaffold, alternate assembly CriGri-PICRH-1.0 chr1_0, whole genome shotgun sequence, a single genomic window includes:
- the Samd7 gene encoding sterile alpha motif domain-containing protein 7, protein MTNPVMSVNPLLTASGHQRIPLVPPPFGPPIVDRDVLSSSIAPADTSQFCIPSQFGSSVVPNANMPNPLSSHFYSGWGILPPEPIKAVTTRNEMMERHHAARTEMEMYSLYQQRRMERVNPKGLTGLGMPLLYGSSCLGGPAGFQGRSTLPASDLHLHRSTLRHLQGNPILLATRPHFSECWGQKYRLRRGSVYQKPLENDIGSFKSQAEEKSSGQMPMAPYEEEEDTKEPEIEVDNNQESRETDENPTSGLTNPCGELQASQAKAWDGGKEEPSKQGCDGCDGTNGVGLPVSILPLPGTHELVALRENHSLADIQKWTVDDVHNFIRSLPGCSDYAQVFKDHAIDGETLPLLTEQHLRGTMGLKLGPALKIQSQVSQHVGNTFCKKIPSLPTHAKQAFDQPAGTSPLLDINSWSDGLSIPCSQDIMVPKRTETGSMRN, encoded by the exons ATGACAAACCCAGTGATGTCTGTGAACCCTCTATTGACAGCATCAGGACATCAGAGGATCCCACTGGTTCCCCCGCCATTTGGGCCTCCAATTGTGGACAG AGATGTCTTGTCTTCCAGTATAGCTCCAGCTGACACAAGCCAGTTTTGTATACCTTCCCAATTTGGATCCTCTGTTGTCCCAAACGCAAATATGCCAAACCCACTGTCCAGTCACTTCTACTCAG gCTGGGGCATTTTACCACCTGAACCCATAAAGGCAGTGACCACAAGGAATGAGATGATGGAAAGGCATCATGCTGCCAG GACAGAAATGGAAATGTATTCTCTTTACCAGCAGAGGAGGATGGAAAGAGTTAATCCCAAGGGACTGACTGGCCTGGGGATGCCACTCCTTTATGGGTCTAGTTGCCTGGGTGGCCCTGCAGGCTTCCAAGGCAGGAGCACACTGCCTGCCAGTGATCTGCATTTACACAGAAGCACCCTCAGACACCTTCAGGGAAACCCTATTTTGCTGGCAACCAGACCACACTTCTCAGAATGCTGGGGCCAGAAATACCGACTCAGGAGAGGCTCGGTTTATCAGAAACCTCTGGAGAATGACATTGGGAGTTTCAAAAgtcaagcagaagaaaaaagcTCAGGCCAGATGCCTATGGCTCCCTACGAAGAGGAAGAGGATACCAAAGAACCAGAAATCGAGGTAGACAACAACCAGGAGTCAAGGGAAACTGATGAAAACCCAACCTCGGGCCTCACCAACCCCTGCGGAGAGCTCCAGGCAAGCCAGGCAAAGGcatgggatggagggaaggaagagcccTCTAAACAGGGCTGTGACGGCTGTGACGGGACGAACGGAGTTGGCCTGCCAGTGTCCATACTGCCTCTGCCAG GAACACATGAACTGGTTGCACTTAGGGAAAACCATTCTTTGGCTGATATTCAGAAATGGACTGTAGATGATGTGCATAACTTCATCAGAAGTCTTCCAGGCTGTTCAGACTATGCCCAG GTATTTAAGGACCATGCAATTGACGGAGAAACACTGCCCCTTCTCACCGAGCAGCATCTTCGAGGCACCATGGGGCTGAAGTTAGGGCCAGCACTAAAAATTCAGTCTCAG GTATCTCAGCATGTGGGAAATACATTCTGTAAGAAAATTCCTTCACTTCCCACCCATGCAAAGCAAGCATTTGATCAACCAGCAGGCACGTCACCTCTTTTGGATATTAATTCCTGGAGTGATGGTTTGAGCATTCCTTGTTCCCAGGATATAATGGTTCCTAAAAGAACTGAGACAGGTAgtatgagaaattaa